In Brassica rapa cultivar Chiifu-401-42 chromosome A06, CAAS_Brap_v3.01, whole genome shotgun sequence, a single window of DNA contains:
- the LOC103872571 gene encoding protein MAINTENANCE OF MERISTEMS produces the protein MPVLYEQDKHVSSAIMTGQERGVLRCQERTSLLHHWKLTKEQIELVDKAGFGWFRLIGSISLNNSLISALVERWRRETNTFHFPCGEMTITLDEVSLLLGLAVDGKPVVTSVKERDEDPSQVCQRLLGKLPQGELSGNRVTARWLKESFAECPKGATKEEVEFHTRAYLIYLVGSTIFATTDPSKISVDYLILFEDFEKAGEYAWGAAALAFLYRQIGNASQRSQSIIGGCLTLLQCWSYFHLNIDRPKRTTRQFPLALLWKGRQQSRSKNDLFKYRKALDDLDPSHVSWCPFEGDLDIVPQSFKDNLLLGRSRTKLIAPKVVEWHLPDRCMKQFGLCQVIPGEVPHRKSEKTHDEDLLEDMNTADEEWMRRRENIVENEGGNVDETEYMQWFNSITVPKLHRDTSLEADIMNVQAAILQFDEVASTLSLEDLHPEEREAVEEAVMCMSNALRVGDWYEAPPTTNKRKRREEQTECSE, from the exons ATGCCGGTCCTTTACGAGCAAGACAAGCACGTATCTTCCGCTATTATGACAGGACAG GAGAGAGGTGTGCTTAGATGCCAGGAACGAACGTCACTGCTCCATCACTGGAAGCtcacaaaggaacagattgaaTTAGTTGACAAAGCAGGCTTTGGTTGGTTCAGGCTAATAGGATCAATCAGTCTAAACAACTCTCTCATCTCCGCACTCGTTGAGCGTTGGAGAAGAGAAACCAACACCTTTCACTTCCCCTGCGGTGAAATGACAATCACTCTCGACGAAGTCTCGTTGCTTCTCGGTCTTGCTGTTGACGGGAAGCCTGTGGTTACTAGTGTTAAAGAAAGAGACGAAGACCCTTCTCAAGTATGTCAGAGACTCTTGGGGAAGCTCCCGCAAGGCGAGCTGAGCGGGAACCGAGTGACTGCGAGGTGGTTGAAGGAGAGCTTCGCAGAGTGTCCAAAGGGAGCTACGAAGGAAGAGGTTGAGTTTCACACGCGTGCTTATCTTATATACCTTGTTGGGAGCACGATTTTCGCAACCACGGATCCTAGTAAGATCTCTGTTGATTATCTTATTCTCTTTGAGGATTTTGAGAAGGCTGGAGAGTATGCTTGGGGTGCTGCTGCGTTAGCGTTCTTGTATAGGCAGATTGGTAATGCTTCTCAGCGGTCTCAGAGTATTATTGGTGGATGCTTGACACTCTTGCAG TGTTGGAGTTACTTCCATCTTAATATTGACCGGCCGAAGAGAACCACCCGTCAGTTTCCTCTGGCACTTTTGTGGAAAGGAAGGCAACAGAGTCGGTCCAAGAATGATTTGTTTAAGTATCGCAAAGCACTTGATGATCTAGATCCATCACAT GTTAGTTGGTGCCCCTTCGAAGGAGATCTTGACATTGTGCCACAAAGCTTCAAAGATAATCTACTACTTGGTAGGTCAAGAACAAAACTGATTGCTCCAAAAGTAGTGGAATGGCACTTGCCAGATCGATGTATGAAGCAGTTTGGTCTATGCCAAGTTATCCCCGGAGAAGTTCCTCACAGAAAAAGTGAGAAAACCCATGACGAAGACTTACTGGAAGACATGAACACAGCAGATGAAGAATGGATGAGGCGAAGGGAGAACATTGTGGAGAACGAAGGAGGCAATGTTGATGAAACTGAATATATGCAGTGGTTCAATAGCATCACAGTCCCAAAGCTTCACAGAGATACAAGTCTCGAAGCTGATATAATGAACGTG CAAGCTGCTATACTCCAGTTCGACGAGGTGGCTTCAACGTTGTCACTAGAGGATCTACATCCAGAGGAGAGAGAAGCAGTTGAAGAAGCAGTGATGTGTATGTCAAATGCCTTGAGAGTAGGAGATTGGTATGAGGCTCCTCCAACAACAAATAAACGCAAACGAAGAGAGGAACAAACGGAGTGTAGCGAATAA